From Pseudoalteromonas rubra, one genomic window encodes:
- a CDS encoding DUF1488 domain-containing protein gives MNQQILINDDIHYDETRQCLIFTAMVSGMLVSCVIATSLTKEQAITHFKAHQFDYEMQAEQLIEEETYSAQGEIELVQL, from the coding sequence GTGAATCAGCAAATCCTAATCAATGATGATATTCACTACGACGAGACGCGCCAATGTTTGATCTTTACGGCCATGGTATCAGGGATGCTGGTTTCTTGTGTGATTGCGACATCCTTAACCAAAGAACAGGCCATCACGCACTTTAAAGCACATCAGTTTGACTATGAAATGCAGGCCGAGCAGCTAATAGAAGAAGAGACTTACTCGGCACAAGGAGAAATCGAGTTAGTCCAGCTCTGA
- a CDS encoding methyl-accepting chemotaxis protein produces MRVKSIQHKIYALLAITGVLVLIASILSNSSQQKQLAEETVETNIRLLADNYFDSINTMMLTGTMANREILSDKMRNHDNIEDAHIIRGDKINKLYGMGNPNQQPTSDVERAALQGEETLVIEQRDGKRIMTYLKPMVARENYKGTNCLGCHQAQEGDVLGAVRISYSLEDIDDTVHNNTWISTGLLTGIFATTFVILGIIFRKLFIVRLKTLGRTMRLATQNKDLSLRIDDTIDDELGRLAINFNKMMASFKDNIAQVSASSHVLIQSAEQIYNAADTTEQAIQEQKQGTDSVAAAINELESSSSEVKNTTHFASEKSDSSNHLAEQSMAVAEHTEQSINQLARDVRQAADQVSQLQTQTLEVGKVLEVISSIAEQTNLLALNAAIEAARAGEAGRGFAVVADEVRTLATRTHDSTDEIKRTIDKLQNEAAQTVSAMSASCEEADDRAMQVKQVAQALKDISNQMHEINALNVQIADATEQQNLAAEEINQSVVAIRDNAEQSLIDAHGSKQISENLLELARSLDEQVRSFRLE; encoded by the coding sequence ATGCGTGTGAAATCCATTCAACATAAAATTTATGCGTTACTTGCCATTACAGGCGTGCTGGTGCTCATCGCCAGTATATTAAGTAACTCCAGCCAACAAAAACAACTGGCCGAAGAAACCGTCGAAACCAATATTCGCTTATTGGCAGACAATTATTTCGATTCTATCAACACCATGATGCTCACGGGCACCATGGCAAACCGAGAGATCCTCAGCGATAAGATGCGCAACCACGATAATATTGAAGATGCGCATATCATTCGGGGCGATAAAATCAACAAGCTATATGGCATGGGTAACCCCAATCAGCAGCCCACCAGCGACGTGGAACGGGCGGCTTTACAAGGTGAGGAAACCCTGGTCATTGAACAGCGTGATGGCAAGCGTATCATGACCTACCTTAAGCCTATGGTGGCCAGAGAAAACTATAAAGGGACTAACTGCTTAGGGTGTCATCAGGCACAAGAAGGTGACGTACTGGGTGCGGTGCGAATTAGTTACTCACTCGAAGACATTGACGATACCGTACATAATAATACCTGGATCAGCACAGGCTTACTGACCGGCATCTTTGCCACCACCTTTGTCATTCTGGGTATCATCTTCCGCAAGCTCTTTATTGTCCGGCTGAAAACGCTGGGTCGTACGATGCGCCTGGCCACCCAGAATAAGGACTTGTCATTACGTATCGACGATACCATAGACGATGAACTGGGCCGGCTGGCCATTAACTTTAATAAGATGATGGCCTCATTTAAAGACAACATTGCTCAGGTATCTGCTTCATCCCATGTCCTGATCCAATCGGCTGAGCAAATCTACAACGCTGCTGACACCACAGAGCAGGCTATTCAGGAACAGAAACAGGGCACGGACTCAGTCGCTGCCGCTATCAATGAACTGGAAAGCTCGTCCAGCGAAGTAAAGAATACCACCCACTTTGCTTCTGAAAAGTCCGATAGCAGTAATCATCTGGCTGAGCAAAGCATGGCGGTTGCAGAGCACACGGAGCAAAGCATCAATCAGCTGGCGCGTGATGTGCGCCAGGCAGCCGATCAGGTCAGTCAGCTTCAGACTCAGACCTTAGAGGTGGGAAAAGTTCTGGAAGTGATCAGCAGTATTGCCGAACAAACTAACTTGCTGGCACTGAATGCGGCAATCGAAGCAGCGCGTGCCGGAGAAGCAGGCCGCGGGTTTGCCGTGGTTGCCGACGAAGTCCGTACCCTGGCGACCCGCACCCATGATTCAACGGACGAAATCAAACGCACCATCGACAAGCTGCAAAACGAAGCGGCACAAACCGTGAGCGCCATGAGCGCGTCTTGTGAGGAAGCCGATGACCGTGCCATGCAAGTGAAACAGGTGGCACAGGCACTCAAGGATATATCTAATCAGATGCATGAGATTAACGCACTGAATGTGCAAATTGCCGATGCGACGGAGCAGCAGAACCTGGCAGCAGAGGAAATTAATCAAAGTGTGGTGGCCATCCGAGACAATGCTGAGCAGTCTTTAATTGATGCCCATGGTAGCAAGCAGATCAGTGAAAACCTGCTTGAGCTGGCCCGCTCTTTGGATGAGCAAGTACGCAGCTTCCGTCTTGAATAA
- a CDS encoding DUF938 domain-containing protein: MDKPFSQACENNKRPILEKIRPYVTEVASVLEIGSGTGQHAAFFARALPRLVWQCSDLAVNHAGIQMWCEDSGATNMPAPLTLDLSSTPWPVTQVPAIYTANTLHIVSEALVEAFFAGVTQHLTPGGLLMIYGPFNYHGQFTSSSNQEFDAFLRSRNPHSGIRDIEWICSLASQAKLTLQEDYAMPANNRLLIFKRQ, encoded by the coding sequence ATGGACAAACCTTTCTCACAAGCCTGCGAAAACAACAAACGACCGATACTGGAAAAAATACGACCCTACGTCACTGAGGTGGCGTCTGTGCTGGAAATAGGATCAGGTACTGGTCAGCATGCTGCTTTTTTTGCCAGGGCGCTGCCTCGTTTAGTTTGGCAGTGCAGCGATCTTGCGGTGAACCACGCCGGGATCCAAATGTGGTGTGAAGACAGTGGTGCGACGAACATGCCTGCGCCGTTGACCCTCGATTTGTCATCAACGCCCTGGCCGGTCACGCAGGTGCCTGCGATTTATACGGCGAATACCTTACATATCGTATCTGAAGCCCTAGTCGAAGCCTTCTTTGCGGGAGTTACACAACACCTGACGCCGGGTGGGTTACTGATGATATATGGACCTTTCAATTATCATGGTCAGTTTACTTCATCGAGCAATCAGGAGTTTGATGCGTTTTTACGGAGTCGTAACCCGCACAGTGGGATCCGCGATATTGAGTGGATCTGTTCGCTGGCCAGTCAAGCCAAACTGACGTTACAAGAAGACTATGCGATGCCAGCGAACAATCGTTTACTGATCTTTAAACGGCAGTAA
- the aroE gene encoding shikimate dehydrogenase: MDKYAVFGNPIKHSKSPAIHTQFAGQFNSVIEYRAILAELPEFEATVTTFFAEGGLGANVTLPFKERAYQLAGQLTERARLAGAVNTLMPQPDGSLLGDNTDGAGLVADLLRHTASLSGTSILLIGAGGAARGCVYPLLQAGAARVVIANRTAEKAQQLAQLFSDYGNVQGGALNEVPVQSYDLVINSTSSSVTGLVPDIDPQHVSTCTLAYDMFYSDQQTAFLAWVATHNAAARCVDGMGMLVGQAAEAFALWRGQTPEVAPVLNAMKEGSL, from the coding sequence ATGGATAAATACGCGGTTTTTGGAAACCCGATTAAGCATTCTAAATCTCCTGCCATTCATACGCAATTTGCTGGTCAGTTTAATTCAGTCATTGAGTATCGGGCTATACTGGCCGAGCTCCCTGAGTTTGAAGCGACCGTTACGACTTTTTTTGCCGAAGGTGGTTTGGGTGCTAACGTCACGCTGCCTTTTAAAGAGCGAGCATATCAATTGGCCGGACAGTTGACGGAGCGGGCTCGATTAGCGGGGGCGGTCAATACTTTGATGCCGCAACCTGATGGGTCATTACTGGGTGATAATACAGATGGTGCAGGACTCGTTGCTGACTTATTGCGCCACACAGCGTCCTTATCCGGTACAAGTATTCTGTTGATTGGTGCGGGAGGTGCTGCTCGCGGTTGTGTGTATCCGCTTTTGCAGGCCGGAGCGGCGAGAGTTGTGATTGCTAATCGCACCGCAGAAAAAGCGCAGCAACTTGCGCAGTTGTTTTCTGACTATGGCAATGTTCAGGGGGGGGCACTGAATGAGGTGCCAGTGCAGAGCTATGATCTGGTGATTAATTCGACGTCGTCGAGTGTGACAGGGCTGGTGCCTGATATCGACCCACAGCATGTGAGTACCTGTACGCTGGCATACGACATGTTCTACAGCGATCAGCAAACCGCTTTCTTAGCCTGGGTTGCTACTCATAATGCAGCAGCACGGTGTGTAGATGGTATGGGAATGCTGGTGGGACAGGCGGCCGAAGCGTTTGCCTTGTGGCGAGGGCAAACGCCAGAGGTAGCGCCTGTGCTTAATGCAATGAAAGAGGGTAGCCTGTGA
- a CDS encoding alpha/beta hydrolase, with translation MMKKGLLVSLLIALNHLVIMPVQAQTCQSLVSDLARYQSDAQQGSYRFANDVGDAVLDIPEAQSYSAYIRATQALIFARNPKARLPCELATKVSALLPSKPTQVADYVAPFELTHPNNQKAVLLIHGLTDSPFTFHSLAADLYAQGYDVRTMLLPGHGTAASDLKETDYRDWQQHVRYAISRTASDYSDFAVLGYSTGAALATTEIAARQPDNLAALILVAPATQSHSEKAWLAKWLDWLPWVDWVDKAADLDLAKYESFPLHAVTLVEQAMADMREASLPASLPTLVIASDVDATINSQVTYQLLSHWAQARTAPLALRVYAPDTLTALPESIDVTEITTLNGVIDMSHIGFLNPPDHPYYGKAGVFRNCDAYLDDITVFTHCKTTDTPHFGERSQANLAAHTPLIRASFNPDYDPMTTQLVTFLGKAMQ, from the coding sequence ATGATGAAAAAAGGATTGTTAGTTTCTCTTCTGATCGCACTGAACCATCTGGTGATCATGCCGGTGCAGGCGCAAACGTGCCAGAGTTTGGTGAGCGATTTGGCTCGCTATCAGTCTGATGCGCAGCAGGGCAGCTATCGCTTTGCTAACGACGTCGGTGACGCGGTCCTGGACATTCCCGAGGCGCAGTCATACTCAGCGTATATCCGCGCAACGCAGGCGTTGATTTTTGCCCGTAACCCTAAAGCAAGGCTTCCCTGTGAGCTGGCGACCAAAGTCTCTGCGCTGCTACCCAGTAAGCCAACCCAAGTTGCAGATTACGTAGCCCCATTTGAGTTAACGCATCCAAACAACCAAAAAGCGGTATTGCTGATCCACGGCTTGACCGACTCGCCTTTTACCTTTCATAGCCTGGCTGCAGATCTATATGCACAGGGTTACGACGTAAGAACCATGCTCTTACCCGGTCACGGTACAGCAGCCAGCGACCTCAAAGAAACCGACTATCGTGACTGGCAACAGCATGTCCGCTACGCCATTTCGCGCACAGCCAGTGATTACAGCGACTTTGCTGTGTTGGGTTATTCAACCGGCGCCGCGCTGGCAACCACAGAAATTGCCGCACGCCAGCCTGATAATTTAGCCGCCCTGATACTGGTCGCGCCCGCAACACAGAGTCACAGCGAGAAAGCCTGGCTGGCAAAATGGCTCGACTGGCTCCCTTGGGTTGACTGGGTGGACAAAGCAGCCGATCTGGACCTGGCAAAGTATGAATCATTTCCACTGCATGCGGTCACCCTGGTGGAGCAAGCTATGGCGGACATGCGCGAAGCCAGTTTGCCGGCTTCCTTGCCAACGCTGGTGATTGCCAGCGATGTCGATGCCACGATTAATAGTCAGGTCACTTATCAGCTCTTATCTCACTGGGCACAGGCACGCACAGCGCCGCTGGCACTGCGAGTCTACGCACCTGATACGCTCACAGCGCTACCGGAATCTATCGATGTCACTGAAATCACAACACTGAACGGCGTGATTGATATGTCACACATTGGCTTTTTGAATCCGCCCGACCATCCTTACTATGGTAAAGCCGGTGTGTTTCGAAACTGCGATGCTTACCTGGACGACATCACGGTTTTTACCCATTGTAAAACCACAGATACACCGCATTTTGGGGAGCGTAGTCAGGCAAACCTCGCTGCGCACACACCGTTGATCAGGGCCTCTTTTAATCCGGATTATGATCCTATGACCACTCAGCTGGTCACGTTTTTAGGCAAGGCAATGCAGTAA
- a CDS encoding gamma carbonic anhydrase family protein, giving the protein MTNKYKGRNYKGKTPKLATGVYVDESAVLVGDIEVGEHSSIWPLVAARGDVNYIRIGQRTNIQDGSVLHLTRSSAGNPDGYPLIIGDDVTVGHKVMLHGCQLGNRILVGMGAIVMDNVVVEDDVIIGGGALVPPNKRLESGYLYVGSPVKQARPLNEQEIAFLKTSAQNYVELKDDYLSELD; this is encoded by the coding sequence ATGACAAACAAGTACAAAGGCAGAAATTATAAAGGCAAAACCCCAAAACTAGCCACCGGTGTGTATGTGGATGAAAGCGCCGTTCTGGTTGGCGATATCGAAGTGGGTGAACACAGCAGTATTTGGCCTTTAGTCGCTGCACGAGGCGATGTCAATTATATCAGGATTGGTCAACGCACCAATATTCAGGATGGCAGTGTATTGCACCTTACGCGCTCAAGCGCTGGAAACCCGGATGGTTATCCTTTGATCATTGGAGATGATGTTACCGTTGGTCACAAGGTGATGTTACATGGCTGCCAGCTGGGTAATCGCATCCTGGTCGGTATGGGCGCAATAGTCATGGACAATGTTGTCGTAGAGGACGATGTGATCATCGGTGGCGGCGCTTTGGTACCTCCGAATAAACGTCTTGAGTCGGGCTACCTATATGTAGGCAGCCCGGTTAAACAAGCTCGTCCACTCAACGAGCAGGAGATTGCCTTTCTAAAGACATCAGCGCAGAACTATGTCGAGTTAAAGGATGACTACCTCTCAGAGCTGGACTAA
- the hemF gene encoding oxygen-dependent coproporphyrinogen oxidase — MTLSQVNLESVKAFLLALQDEICQGLEQADGSGKFIEDAWQREEGGGGRTRVMRDGAVIEQGGVNFSHVYGASMPASATAHRPELAGRSFHACGVSLVIHPKNPHIPTSHANVRFFIAEKEGEEPIWWFGGGFDLTPFYPVLEDVKHWHSVAKSLCEPFGEQVYDEHKKWCDDYFYLKHRKETRGVGGLFFDDLNQWGFETSFEYMQAVGKGFLAAYVPIMEKRKTTPFSEAQRQFQLYRRGRYVEFNLVWDRGTLFGLQTGGRTESILMSMPPLARWEYDFTPADDAPEAVLYKYFLRPRNWLAMTSLED, encoded by the coding sequence ATGACCTTGAGTCAGGTGAACTTAGAGTCCGTTAAAGCGTTCTTACTCGCTCTGCAGGATGAAATATGCCAGGGCCTGGAGCAAGCGGATGGCAGTGGCAAGTTTATAGAAGATGCGTGGCAGCGCGAAGAAGGTGGCGGTGGTCGTACTCGTGTGATGCGTGACGGTGCGGTAATCGAGCAGGGGGGAGTAAACTTCTCTCACGTTTATGGTGCGTCAATGCCTGCATCCGCAACCGCACATCGGCCTGAACTGGCGGGGCGTAGTTTCCATGCCTGTGGTGTGTCTTTGGTGATCCACCCGAAAAACCCCCACATCCCAACCAGTCACGCTAATGTGCGTTTCTTCATTGCAGAAAAAGAAGGTGAAGAGCCTATCTGGTGGTTTGGCGGTGGATTTGACTTGACGCCTTTCTATCCTGTACTGGAAGATGTGAAGCACTGGCACAGTGTGGCTAAATCGCTGTGTGAGCCGTTTGGTGAGCAGGTCTATGATGAACATAAAAAGTGGTGTGATGATTATTTCTATCTTAAACACCGCAAAGAAACCCGGGGTGTGGGTGGTTTGTTCTTTGATGACCTAAACCAGTGGGGTTTTGAAACCAGCTTTGAATATATGCAGGCGGTAGGCAAAGGCTTCCTGGCAGCGTACGTGCCAATCATGGAGAAACGCAAAACAACGCCATTCAGTGAAGCGCAACGTCAGTTCCAGTTATATCGTCGTGGCCGCTATGTGGAGTTTAACCTGGTCTGGGACCGGGGCACTTTGTTTGGTCTGCAAACGGGCGGGCGAACAGAGTCAATCCTGATGTCCATGCCACCGTTAGCACGCTGGGAATACGACTTTACGCCGGCCGATGATGCGCCAGAGGCGGTGTTGTATAAGTATTTCCTGCGTCCGCGGAACTGGCTGGCGATGACCTCGTTAGAGGACTAA
- a CDS encoding group II truncated hemoglobin — MKQLIKRIFSQDASDNQSSGTTHQAPTPEKTPYEIIGGESGTRALANRFYDIMESDPYAKPLYDMHPLPLDRIRQVFFEFLSGWLGGPDLFAEQYGHPRLRMRHMPFTINKDLRDQWMYCMDKALDQEVDNPLLREGLRKSLAQLATHMINHD; from the coding sequence ATGAAGCAGTTAATTAAACGCATCTTTAGCCAAGATGCAAGTGACAATCAATCCTCAGGGACAACACACCAGGCGCCAACGCCCGAGAAAACGCCTTACGAGATCATCGGTGGTGAATCTGGAACCCGAGCACTGGCTAACCGTTTCTATGACATTATGGAAAGTGACCCTTACGCAAAACCTTTATACGACATGCATCCTTTGCCACTGGATCGCATCCGTCAGGTATTTTTTGAGTTCCTATCTGGCTGGCTGGGTGGCCCAGACTTGTTTGCGGAGCAATATGGCCACCCCAGACTTAGAATGCGCCATATGCCGTTTACGATAAATAAAGACCTGCGCGATCAGTGGATGTATTGCATGGACAAGGCCCTGGATCAGGAAGTGGACAACCCTTTGTTACGAGAAGGGTTGCGAAAATCGCTGGCTCAATTAGCCACCCACATGATAAATCACGACTAA
- a CDS encoding GNAT family N-acetyltransferase, with product MYQHRFITSLSALTTTERAVLSGQSPFSSVQWLEALELSGCVGEDTGWLPYHLLVYRDSKLETLLPGYIKLHSYGEYVFDWAWAEAYERHQLAYYPKWICAIPFTPVVGSRMLSGEPLSEALYDYVTTALHQEAQHQHWSGWHINFPAHRAGWQKQSLMERHGVQFHWKNQDYRHFDDFLNTMTSRKRKTIKKERKVVTSQALTIRWYQGAEITNEIRQAFYLCYATTYLKRSGHQGYLNEAFFRQICDTMSEQVAIVCACQQGEIVAASLYLYDQHTLYGRYWGALQSHAHLHFELCYYQGIEYAIRHGLTRFDAGAQGEHKLARGFEPVFTYSYHHIRHPDFASAIGDYLARERVHMADYLSQCAELLPFKDQ from the coding sequence ATGTATCAACATCGCTTTATTACCAGCCTGTCCGCCCTCACAACGACCGAACGAGCGGTACTGTCAGGCCAATCTCCATTTAGCAGTGTTCAGTGGCTCGAAGCGCTGGAGTTGAGCGGCTGTGTGGGCGAAGACACCGGCTGGCTGCCCTACCATTTACTGGTATACCGTGACAGTAAACTGGAGACGCTCCTGCCTGGTTATATCAAGCTCCACTCTTATGGTGAATATGTTTTTGACTGGGCCTGGGCTGAAGCATACGAGCGTCATCAGCTTGCTTACTATCCTAAATGGATCTGTGCCATTCCCTTCACACCTGTGGTGGGTAGTCGCATGCTGTCCGGTGAACCGCTCTCTGAGGCTTTGTATGACTATGTCACAACGGCTTTGCACCAGGAAGCACAACATCAGCACTGGTCAGGGTGGCATATCAACTTTCCGGCACACCGGGCAGGCTGGCAAAAACAGTCGTTGATGGAACGTCATGGTGTCCAGTTTCACTGGAAAAACCAGGACTACAGGCACTTCGACGACTTTCTTAACACCATGACCTCTCGCAAACGCAAAACCATCAAAAAAGAGCGAAAAGTCGTCACCAGTCAGGCGTTAACCATTCGCTGGTACCAGGGTGCCGAGATCACCAATGAGATACGACAAGCATTCTATCTGTGCTATGCCACCACCTATCTAAAACGCTCTGGACATCAGGGTTATCTGAACGAAGCGTTCTTCCGGCAGATCTGTGACACCATGAGCGAGCAGGTAGCGATAGTATGTGCATGCCAACAGGGAGAAATCGTGGCAGCAAGCCTGTATTTGTATGATCAACATACGTTGTACGGACGATACTGGGGCGCCTTACAGAGCCACGCGCATTTACACTTCGAGTTGTGCTATTACCAAGGGATCGAGTATGCCATTCGCCACGGGTTAACTCGCTTTGACGCAGGTGCACAAGGCGAACATAAACTAGCGCGCGGATTCGAGCCCGTCTTCACTTATTCTTATCATCATATTCGTCATCCTGATTTTGCCTCAGCAATCGGCGACTATCTGGCCCGTGAACGCGTCCATATGGCCGATTACCTGAGCCAGTGTGCAGAATTACTGCCGTTTAAAGATCAGTAA
- a CDS encoding class II fumarate hydratase, with amino-acid sequence MSEFRQVSDSMGVLDVPQDALYQAQTQRAINNFPVSGLTLPGSFIRALAYIKQAAAESNQELGHLPSHQAQAIVSACQQIIDGKHLSQFPVDVFQTGSGTSSNMNANEVIASLATQLSGETVHPNDHVNMGQSSNDVIPTAIHISSAILAVYELLPALKHLSQTIERKSKEVGHLVKTGRTHLMDAMPVTFAQTLSGWQHQIDSACEGIVQALEKIYELGQGGTAVGTGVNADARFAATFNSYLSSNVGIRFTPSKNFFYNIGSQDAIVALSGQLKTLAVANMKIANDLRWMNSGPLAGLSEIELQALQPGSSIMPGKVNPVIPEAAAMVSAQVIGNDATITVAGQSGNFELNVMLPVIAYNILQSIELLANMSRLLADKAIATFRVNESSLQQALTRNPILVTALNPVIGYEKAAFIAKQAYQQGRPIIEVAAEHTDLSETQLRELLDPQKLTLGGL; translated from the coding sequence ATGAGCGAATTTCGTCAAGTTTCAGATAGCATGGGCGTGTTAGACGTACCACAAGATGCGCTTTATCAGGCGCAAACTCAGCGGGCCATCAATAATTTTCCTGTCAGTGGCCTGACACTGCCCGGTAGCTTTATTCGTGCCCTGGCGTATATAAAACAAGCAGCCGCAGAGTCAAACCAAGAACTTGGTCACCTTCCTTCGCACCAGGCTCAGGCCATCGTCTCTGCTTGTCAGCAGATCATTGACGGGAAGCACCTGTCTCAGTTTCCTGTCGACGTATTCCAGACCGGTTCAGGTACCAGCTCCAACATGAATGCCAATGAAGTCATCGCTTCTTTGGCTACTCAGCTAAGCGGCGAAACGGTCCATCCTAATGATCATGTGAATATGGGGCAAAGCTCTAATGATGTGATCCCCACTGCGATTCATATCAGCAGTGCCATACTCGCAGTATACGAACTACTGCCAGCACTTAAACACCTGTCTCAGACCATTGAACGCAAAAGTAAAGAAGTCGGTCATTTGGTTAAAACAGGCCGCACGCATCTAATGGATGCCATGCCGGTAACCTTTGCACAGACACTCAGTGGCTGGCAGCATCAAATCGATTCTGCCTGTGAGGGCATTGTACAGGCACTGGAAAAGATCTATGAGCTTGGCCAGGGCGGCACCGCAGTTGGCACTGGCGTGAACGCCGATGCGCGTTTCGCAGCTACGTTTAACAGCTATTTAAGCAGTAATGTTGGGATCCGCTTTACCCCAAGTAAAAACTTCTTCTATAACATTGGCTCGCAAGACGCCATTGTAGCGTTGTCGGGTCAGTTAAAAACACTGGCCGTCGCGAATATGAAAATCGCAAACGATCTGCGCTGGATGAATTCGGGCCCTCTGGCTGGACTGAGCGAGATAGAGTTACAGGCATTGCAACCCGGTTCGTCTATCATGCCAGGTAAGGTCAACCCGGTGATCCCGGAAGCCGCAGCGATGGTCAGTGCTCAGGTCATTGGTAATGATGCAACGATCACAGTGGCGGGTCAGTCAGGTAACTTTGAACTTAATGTTATGCTGCCGGTCATTGCCTACAACATCCTGCAAAGTATCGAGTTGCTGGCAAATATGTCTCGTTTGCTTGCAGACAAAGCCATTGCTACTTTCAGGGTCAACGAATCCAGTCTGCAACAGGCGCTAACCCGTAACCCAATCCTGGTCACGGCATTGAATCCGGTGATCGGGTATGAGAAGGCAGCATTTATTGCCAAACAGGCCTATCAGCAAGGTCGACCCATCATCGAAGTCGCCGCAGAGCACACCGACCTAAGCGAAACCCAACTGCGCGAATTATTAGACCCGCAAAAACTCACGCTCGGCGGCCTGTAA